The DNA sequence CGAAAAGGCTAGTAAGTGCGCTACTCCTTTGGCTACTACTTTTGAAAATGATTTAAAGGATCAACACAAAGATGGTATGTTCAGGAGTGTCCTTCGTAATGGTGCCCAATTGTTCAACGTTGGTACGAGTCCTCAAGGTGagagaggtggtgatgtgaactTAGTGGAGAGAACATGCACTTGCGGACTTTTCCAAATGCTGAAAATCCCTTGTCCACATGCATGTGCCGCAGCAGTTAGTCAGAATGTGAGCGTGTACACACTTTGCTCTCCATATTACACTAAAGAAACGTGGAAGAAAACCTACGATGCCACAATTAATATTGTTGGCGAGGAGGATGAGTGGGTACTACCGGAACATATCAAGAACATAAGAATCGGGGTACCAGTGGAGAAAAAACCGATGGTCGGCCTAGGAAAAGCAATGCGGTGTAGAAGGCCGACGAAGCGTCGACCTTGGGTCGGGTGGTAGTGGAACCTCGTCATTGTTCGCTATGTCACGGTTCGAGGCACAACGAGCTACATGCAAAGCTCAAGTTTGAACCATTTCTCCAATTTTTAAATGAATATGTGTTGTATTGCTGGTTGTTGGATATTGTGCTTTTTTCTCCtagattaataattttttggtttgtttACCCATTTTAGGCGACATTATGCGATTACTGTGCGATTTGTAACTGACAGGAGCTAGTTTgtagtttgttttgttttttggcGA is a window from the Cannabis sativa cultivar Pink pepper isolate KNU-18-1 chromosome 1, ASM2916894v1, whole genome shotgun sequence genome containing:
- the LOC133031767 gene encoding uncharacterized protein LOC133031767: MYATSKYGLAYAWNKTECDRHFEVLKRMDHAIATYVEQIGFEKWARPYCPCDRYNIMTSNARKLQQGDEEFEKISATILVDFIRFTLQNWFASRLEKASKCATPLATTFENDLKDQHKDGMFRSVLRNGAQLFNVGTSPQGERGGDVNLVERTCTCGLFQMLKIPCPHACAAAVSQNVSVYTLCSPYYTKETWKKTYDATINIVGEEDEWVLPEHIKNIRIGVPVEKKPMVGLGKAMRCRRPTKRRPWVGW